A DNA window from Aminivibrio sp. contains the following coding sequences:
- a CDS encoding encapsulin-associated ferritin-like protein yields the protein MQFTEPADILDQKTADEARALKSLMEEVEAINYYNQRVAATPNTELKELLAHNRNEEIEHAVMLIEWLRRNMEGWDKELKTYLFTTASLLDVETGGGADGTPGGLGIGSLK from the coding sequence ATGCAGTTCACGGAACCTGCCGATATTCTCGACCAGAAGACAGCCGACGAAGCAAGGGCGCTCAAGAGCCTTATGGAAGAAGTGGAAGCCATCAATTACTACAACCAGAGAGTGGCCGCGACGCCAAACACCGAACTGAAGGAGCTCCTGGCCCACAACAGAAATGAAGAAATCGAGCACGCCGTCATGCTTATCGAGTGGCTCCGCCGGAACATGGAGGGATGGGATAAGGAACTCAAAACATACCTCTTCACCACGGCTTCCCTGCTCGATGTCGAAACCGGTGGCGGAGCGGACGGCACACCCGGCGGGCTGGGCATAGGCAGCCTGAAATAG
- a CDS encoding flavin reductase family protein: MKKDIGISTPLYPAPALVVAVYGTDGRPGGLMVAWGGVCNSEPPCISVAVAKSRHTLEGILEKKAFTVNVPSESQAAEADFFGVASGRDVDKFSRTGLTPVKGEIVDAPLIEEFPVSMECEVVQSLDLGSHILFVGKVVKTWAREECLDEKGYPDPEKVRPLVFAPRTAKYFGLGNLVGKAFGEGKKYLGK; the protein is encoded by the coding sequence ATGAAAAAAGACATAGGAATCTCCACCCCCCTCTATCCTGCGCCTGCCTTGGTCGTGGCGGTCTATGGCACCGACGGGCGGCCCGGCGGGCTCATGGTCGCCTGGGGAGGAGTCTGCAATTCGGAACCGCCGTGCATTTCTGTGGCTGTTGCGAAATCCCGCCATACCCTGGAGGGAATACTGGAGAAGAAAGCCTTTACGGTGAATGTCCCGTCGGAGAGCCAGGCCGCGGAGGCCGATTTCTTCGGTGTTGCCTCGGGGAGGGATGTGGACAAGTTTTCCAGGACGGGCCTCACCCCGGTAAAGGGGGAGATAGTGGACGCACCGCTGATCGAGGAGTTTCCCGTTTCCATGGAGTGCGAAGTTGTTCAGTCCCTTGATCTCGGCTCCCATATTCTCTTCGTGGGAAAGGTGGTCAAAACCTGGGCCCGGGAAGAATGCCTCGACGAAAAGGGGTATCCCGATCCTGAAAAAGTGCGCCCTCTGGTTTTCGCCCCCCGCACCGCGAAGTACTTCGGCCTGGGAAACCTAGTGGGAAAGGCCTTCGGCGAGGGGAAGAAATATCTGGGGAAATAG
- a CDS encoding family 1 encapsulin nanocompartment shell protein has protein sequence MDILRRAASLITPEAWAELDDRAKKVLAANLSARKFVDVEGPKGWSYSAHPTGRLDVAQKQPKDGVQYGMNRVLPLVETRHTFEMDIWELDNISRGAKDPDLSGLEKAAKEIALFEEKAVYKGLAEAGIEGLAAAAKGRSVKLGGDDAEKIVNAVSTAIFKLIGDAVEGPYALVASPKLWKAIYGTASCYPISKHLGSLVDKIILSSQDDSYVVSLRGGDFELVLGQDLSLGFDERNGDKVRLFFTESFTFRVITPEAAVALS, from the coding sequence ATGGATATTCTGAGAAGAGCAGCCTCTCTCATCACCCCCGAGGCCTGGGCGGAGCTTGACGACCGGGCGAAAAAGGTCCTCGCGGCGAATCTTTCCGCCCGGAAGTTCGTGGACGTGGAAGGTCCGAAGGGCTGGTCATACAGCGCTCATCCCACCGGCAGGCTCGACGTCGCCCAGAAGCAGCCCAAGGACGGCGTCCAGTACGGCATGAACAGGGTGCTTCCACTGGTTGAAACCAGGCACACCTTTGAGATGGACATCTGGGAGCTGGACAATATCAGCCGCGGCGCGAAGGATCCGGACCTCTCCGGCCTCGAGAAGGCGGCGAAGGAGATCGCCCTGTTCGAGGAAAAGGCAGTTTACAAGGGCCTTGCCGAAGCGGGCATCGAAGGACTTGCCGCCGCCGCAAAGGGACGGTCGGTGAAGCTCGGCGGCGATGACGCGGAAAAGATCGTGAATGCCGTATCCACAGCCATCTTCAAGCTCATTGGAGACGCCGTAGAGGGCCCCTACGCCCTCGTGGCGTCTCCGAAACTCTGGAAGGCCATCTACGGGACCGCTTCCTGCTACCCCATATCCAAGCACCTGGGGAGCCTGGTGGACAAGATTATCCTTTCCTCCCAGGACGATTCCTACGTGGTCTCCCTCCGGGGCGGGGATTTCGAACTCGTCCTCGGCCAGGACCTCTCCCTCGGCTTCGATGAGCGGAACGGCGACAAGGTCCGCCTTTTCTTCACGGAATCCTTCACCTTCCGGGTGATCACCCCGGAGGCCGCGGTGGCTCTTTCCTAG
- a CDS encoding substrate-binding domain-containing protein: MRKLRSVLFVCLFVLVLGGVASGAEVLRMATTTSTDNTGLLDYLAPLLLREKNIELQWVSVGTGKALEYGRNGDVDVLLVHAPELEKKFVADGWGVNRRQVMYNDFIVVGPASDPAGVKGMAAADALRKIAASAAPFASRADKSGTHVAELTLWKNAGIPEPDKEKWYIQTGQGMLETLMIADERKSYCLTDRGTFIKYEDSRKEQGGLVIIVEGDESLKNQYSVIAVNPAKWENIRYDLAVTFIDWMVSPSTQKAIADFQLLGKQLFFPNAVR, translated from the coding sequence ATGAGAAAACTGCGGTCGGTTCTGTTTGTTTGTCTGTTCGTTTTAGTCCTGGGAGGAGTTGCCTCCGGCGCCGAGGTTCTCCGGATGGCCACCACCACCAGCACGGACAACACGGGGCTTCTCGATTATCTGGCCCCCCTGCTGCTTCGGGAGAAGAACATCGAGCTCCAGTGGGTTTCCGTGGGCACGGGCAAGGCCCTCGAGTACGGCAGGAACGGTGACGTGGACGTTCTTCTGGTCCATGCCCCCGAGCTGGAGAAGAAGTTCGTCGCCGACGGGTGGGGCGTCAACCGCCGCCAGGTGATGTACAACGACTTCATCGTGGTGGGGCCTGCTTCCGATCCCGCGGGGGTCAAGGGAATGGCCGCCGCCGACGCCCTGAGGAAAATCGCCGCCTCCGCAGCGCCCTTCGCCAGCCGGGCCGACAAGTCGGGAACCCACGTGGCGGAACTTACCCTCTGGAAAAACGCGGGGATCCCGGAACCCGACAAGGAGAAATGGTACATCCAGACAGGCCAGGGAATGCTTGAAACCCTCATGATCGCCGATGAGCGAAAGAGCTACTGCCTCACCGACAGGGGGACCTTCATCAAGTACGAGGATTCCCGGAAGGAACAGGGGGGACTGGTGATCATCGTCGAGGGTGACGAATCTCTGAAAAACCAGTACAGCGTCATCGCCGTCAACCCTGCCAAGTGGGAGAACATTCGGTACGACCTTGCCGTGACCTTCATTGACTGGATGGTGTCCCCGTCAACCCAGAAGGCCATTGCCGACTTCCAGCTACTCGGAAAGCAGCTCTTCTTCCCGAACGCCGTAAGGTAA
- a CDS encoding Hsp20/alpha crystallin family protein: MARRFLAMRPNDITQPITPFASVDKMMRDMLRAFGEFSSDMGYAPETERVPAIPRGDFYRKDGKVFAEFELPGIDPSKVELNVFEDRLTLQAEKSDEKTVEENDILRSERYYGKVSRSIQFPMEVDPESAKATFKNGVLTVEVAEKVQAEKMKKVAIEEKA, encoded by the coding sequence ATGGCACGGAGATTTCTGGCCATGCGGCCCAATGACATTACTCAGCCCATCACACCTTTCGCTTCAGTGGACAAGATGATGCGGGACATGCTCCGGGCTTTCGGCGAGTTTTCTTCCGATATGGGGTATGCCCCGGAGACGGAAAGGGTTCCTGCGATTCCGAGGGGGGACTTTTACCGGAAGGATGGAAAGGTTTTCGCCGAGTTCGAACTTCCCGGCATCGACCCGTCGAAGGTTGAACTGAACGTTTTCGAGGACAGGCTGACCCTGCAGGCGGAGAAGTCGGACGAGAAAACGGTGGAAGAGAACGACATTCTCCGGTCGGAGCGGTATTACGGAAAGGTCTCCCGGTCCATTCAGTTCCCCATGGAAGTAGACCCTGAATCGGCGAAAGCGACGTTCAAAAACGGGGTGCTTACCGTGGAAGTCGCTGAAAAGGTCCAGGCCGAGAAGATGAAGAAAGTGGCCATCGAGGAAAAAGCATAG
- a CDS encoding rubrerythrin family protein: MAKLFRTVAETETLHAVAHFKTMGGVKSTAENLQAALDGETYEFTEMYPGFIRDAEEEGQKNAVRAFTFADEAEKVHGELYKKSPRLHEKGERFHLLPLSGARLRGGRERPDACPVCTAKKDVFITVA; encoded by the coding sequence ATAGCCAAACTTTTCAGAACCGTCGCCGAGACGGAAACCCTTCATGCCGTCGCTCACTTCAAGACCATGGGCGGCGTGAAATCCACGGCGGAAAACCTCCAGGCCGCCCTTGACGGTGAGACCTACGAATTCACCGAGATGTACCCCGGCTTCATCAGGGACGCCGAGGAAGAGGGGCAGAAGAACGCCGTCCGCGCCTTCACCTTCGCCGACGAAGCGGAAAAGGTCCACGGAGAGCTGTACAAAAAAAGCCCTCGCCTCCATGAAAAAGGGGAAAGATTCCACCTTCTTCCTCTGTCCGGTGCGCGGCTGCGTGGAGGAAGGGAACGTCCCGACGCGTGCCCTGTCTGCACGGCAAAGAAGGACGTTTTCATTACCGTGGCATAA